The following coding sequences are from one Gossypium hirsutum isolate 1008001.06 chromosome A12, Gossypium_hirsutum_v2.1, whole genome shotgun sequence window:
- the LOC121203241 gene encoding cation/H(+) antiporter 1 — protein sequence MAAILLNREESSAQYPTILEILNPESELGILACVYVPRHVSGHVSLISALGGCPTAPIKPYMVHLVELPKKRKSKLMYHQLEDGDQYSDEEEYGGNDVLEINDALDAFISETKILVHQSKILASFLTINEDVCNGAEDLRVCIIFLPFHKHKRIDGKMENSMEEIRAINQKVLRHASCSVGIFVDRGQTGFQQPHGSQCVQNIAILFFDGPDDREALACSKRILMHSKVNLTVIRFLQKTTASRSSNSWINDASQKDEEVIMAISNIGTENKIDNAFVETFYNRYVAQGRAGFVEKYVSSGQETVAVLREIADSYSLFIVGKGGRGTCPLTSEMSDWEECPELGLVGDLLASSELDISGSILVVQRHRHSEAEGGFLDD from the exons ATGGCTGCCATTTTACTGAACAGAGAAGAGTCTAGTGCTCAGTATCCTACCATACTGGAAATACTTAATCCAGAGAGTGAGCTCGGAATATTGGCTTGTGTATATGTCCCAAGGCATGTTTCAGGACATGTTAGCCTCATCTCAGCATTAGGCGGCTGTCCAACTGCACCCATCAAGCCATACATGGTGCATCTAGTAGAACTTCCAAAGAAAAGGAAAAGCAAATTGATGTACCATCAACTAGAAGATGGTGATCAATACAGCGATGAAGAGGAGTATGGAGGAAATGATGTGCTAGAGATCAATGACGCTCTTGATGCCTTCATCTCAGAGACCAAAATATTGGTCCACCAGAGTAAAATTTTAGCATCGTTTCTGACCATAAATGAAGATGTATGCAATGGTGCAGAGGACTTGCGGGTGTGTATTATATTCCTTCCGTTTCACAAGCACAAGAGAATAGATGGGAAAATGGAAAATAGCATGGAGGAAATAAGGGCTATAAATCAGAAGGTGCTTCGGCATGCCTCATGTTCAGTGGGCATCTTTGTAGACAGAGGGCAAACAGGGTTCCAACAACCACATGGTTCTCAATGCGTGCAAAATATAGCAATACTGTTCTTTGATGGGCCTGATGATCGGGAGGCTTTAGCATGTAGCAAGAGAATTTTGATGCATAGTAAAGTGAATTTGACAGTCATCCGCTTCCTGCAAAAAACGACAGCAAGTAGAAGCAGCAATTCATGGATTAACGATGCTTCCCAAAAGGATGAGGAGGTGATCATGGCAATATCAAATATTGGGACAGAGAACAAGATAGACAATGCCTTTGTGGAGACCTTCTATAACAG GTATGTGGCACAAGGTAGAGCCGGTTTCGTGGAGAAGTACGTGAGCAGTGGGCAGGAAACGGTAGCAGTTCTAAGAGAAATAGCGGATTCGTATTCATTGTTCATAGTTGGGAAGGGAGGGAGAGGAACATGCCCCTTGACATCTGAGATGAGCGATTGGGAGGAGTGCCCAGAGCTTGGGTTGGTTGGGGATCTTCTGGCCTCTTCAGAACTAGACATTAGCGGCTCGATCTTGGTCGTCCAACGACATCGGCACTCTGAGGCTGAGGGAGGCTTCCTTGATGACTAG
- the LOC107921836 gene encoding cation/H(+) antiporter 2-like isoform X1, which produces MEATEQLMCQPSDSFNPLITTSFQVSCILVISHIFHLVLKPLGQPGPFAQLLAGVVLGPSLLSRIRRVKDFFIQASAAKYYQFFSFVCRMLFMFSIGLETDVPYLRRNIRVVSIVAGGGSILACLFGGPFFWLLIKVFNVTKERFAFYLLTLTVLANSASPIVIRMIAETKFDTADLGRMAIYSSLVNEMSCVTIVSTLKAFSSFGRFGGAILITLVTVAVIFVNKYLSYFFNK; this is translated from the exons ATGGAGGCAACAGAACAACTAATGTGTCAACCATCGGACTCATTTAACCCCTTGATCACAACAAGCTTTCAGGTCTCTTGTATTCTTGTGATTTCACATATTTTTCATCTAGTCTTGAAACCCTTGGGACAACCTGGACCTTTTGCACAACTTCTT GCTGGCGTTGTGTTAGGCCCCTCATTGTTGTCCCGTATACGAAGAGTTAAAGATTTTTTCATCCAGGCTTCTGCTGCAAAGTATTATCAGTTCTTTTCATTCGTTTGTCGAATGCTATTTATGTTCTCCATCGGCTTGGAAACAGATGTTCCTTATTTAAGACGCAACATTCGCGTTGTAAGCATAGTTGCAGGAGGGGGATCAATTCTGGCCTGCTTGTTTGGTGGACCATTCTTCTGGTTACTTATCAAGGTATTCAATGTCACCAAGGAGCGATTTGCATTTTACCTTCTTACCTTGACAGTTCTAGCAAATTCAGCCTCTCCTATAGTAATCCGGATGATTGCAGAAACCAAGTTTGACACGGCTGATTTAGGGCGAATGGCAATTTATTCTTCCTTGGTCAATGAAATGTCATGTGTAACAATCGTCAGTACACTTAAAGCTTTCTCCTCCTTCGGAAGATTTGGAGGTGCAATCCTTATTACTCTTGTTACAGTGGCTGTTATCTTTGTGAACAAGTATCtatcatactttttcaataaatGA
- the LOC107921836 gene encoding cation/H(+) antiporter 2-like isoform X2 — protein sequence MEATEQLMCQPSDSFNPLITTSFQVSCILVISHIFHLVLKPLGQPGPFAQLLAGVVLGPSLLSRIRRVKDFFIQASAAKYYQFFSFVCRMLFMFSIGLETDVPYLRRNIRVVSIVAGGGSILACLFGGPFFWLLIKKPSLTRLI from the exons ATGGAGGCAACAGAACAACTAATGTGTCAACCATCGGACTCATTTAACCCCTTGATCACAACAAGCTTTCAGGTCTCTTGTATTCTTGTGATTTCACATATTTTTCATCTAGTCTTGAAACCCTTGGGACAACCTGGACCTTTTGCACAACTTCTT GCTGGCGTTGTGTTAGGCCCCTCATTGTTGTCCCGTATACGAAGAGTTAAAGATTTTTTCATCCAGGCTTCTGCTGCAAAGTATTATCAGTTCTTTTCATTCGTTTGTCGAATGCTATTTATGTTCTCCATCGGCTTGGAAACAGATGTTCCTTATTTAAGACGCAACATTCGCGTTGTAAGCATAGTTGCAGGAGGGGGATCAATTCTGGCCTGCTTGTTTGGTGGACCATTCTTCTGGTTACTTATCAAG AAACCAAGTTTGACACGGCTGATTTAG